tAAANCAAGATCCGTTTTTTGGCAGAAAGTTGACTTTTTTAACACAAACATCGCAAATGTGTCCAAGAGCAGCTGGGTTTTGAACTGGGTTCTTGTTCGTTTCTTGAAAGCATTGGAGAAATAGATCGCAAAATCATGGGGGAGGAACCGAGACTCCTTACTCATAATGAAGAAGTGCAAGAGAACAAGCAGCCGAAAAACAGGATCTTGAGCTGTGTTTCTACACCAGTTTCTTGGTTCAGCATGCTTGCAAAAGAATTGCACTGGAGTTTTGTGTTTGGGGTAATGGTTGTATATGGAATCAGCCAAGGTTTTGGTGGATCTTTAGCAAGGGTGGGGACTGAGTATTACATGAAGGATATTCAGAAAGTGCAGCCTTCAGAAGCTCAGGTTTATTCTGGAATCACTTCCATTCCCTGGATTATCAAGCCTCTGTGGGGTCTTCTTACTGACGTCGTTCCTATTTTGGGGTATCATCGGAGATCTTATTTTGTCTTTGCTGGTAAACATGTCTGATGTCTTTGGATTTGTTGAGTTTGATTTTCTTGTAGCTTATTGACCTTGTTTGTTTGTCCCTTACTGTTTACATAAGATGGAGTTAGATCCAATTTGCCATATATCGTTCGATATTATCGTGATTCTTGATTGCAAAGCGTGATTCTGTCTGTTTCTGCTATAAAGTAGACTCTGTTTAGGTAAAAAGTTGTAAGTAAACTATGTTTGAACTCAACATGTCTGATGCTATTCTGTGAGAACTGGTATGAATTTTTTCACTTTACTGCCATTTGAATTGATACTAAGGCTTCTAAGTCTTACCTATTTGAGTGATATTGGTAATTACAATATGTCAGAGGGATATAACTAGAAATTTCGGAAATTGGATggtgaaataagaaattatgaCCTGGAAGGTTCAACATTTTGTGTTTCTATGTTCTTGATGGGATTATATTTTGTCTCATAAGAGATAGAGAATAAGAAtgggaaaaaataaataattgcttaagaagtatgaaaaatatggaaaattTCTGCATGCATACAGATTATAAGATGCTTGTTTCATTACAAAAGCCCTCAAGTGTTCTAGAAGCGTCCAGGAGCTTGCACCGGAAGAAATAGATCCTTGGATCAAAGTATTTCATTACTGTCAACATTGATAAGACTTTGAATCATGAAGATAAATATCTTGGATACACATTTTGAATATTCAAAACTTTGCAATGTCAAATGTGAAAACTAAAGTTGATGCCACCACAATTATTTTTGGCTTGATTATATTTGTCGGAAAGATATATCCTTACAACTTTGTTTCCCTGTGATCTTGAATTTTTCCAGACATTTGTAGCATACAGCTATTCTTCCAACTTCTTGAATATAAAAGCTGATGTCAATATGATACCAACGTACAAGTGATTCTATAGATTTTTTTGCCAGGTTTCCTGGGTGTTGTTGCCATGCTCTTCTTATCACTGCACAATGAGCTGCACATAGTACTGGCATTGCTGTTTTTGACAGCTGCTAGTGCCAGTGTTGCGATTGCAGATGTAACTGTCGATGCATGCGTTGCACAGAATAGCGGTACTCATCCTTCCCTAGCAGCAGATATGCAAAGCTTATGCTCCTTTAGCTCTTCGATTGGCTCTCTTGTGGGATTCTCAATTAGCGGTATCTTTGTCCACTTAATTGGTCCTCAGGTAAGCTTTGGGCATCATTCTCGGGAAAATCTTGTATTTCGGTTTAGGGATTACAATTAAAGTGATTGTTTTACCCTTTAATTGTCAAATAAAAAGGGAGTGTTTGGCTTGTTGATGATACCTGCCGGGCTCGTTTTGTTAGTTGGTGTCTTGCTCAACGAGCCTCAAACATCCTTTTTTGAATACGAACAGGTATTCTCATCCTCTTATTGTGGCTTTTTTCTTACAAAATGATGTAGCTCTAAATTTAAGTCATTTAATCAGATCAACCAGAATTTTATTAATGCTGGTAAAGCTATGTGGAAGACGTTAAAACTTCCTGACGTGTGGCGGCCATGTATATACATGTATGTATCCTTTTCGTTGAGTCTTAATATCTCCGAGGGGATGTTCTATTGGGCCACAGATTCAAAGGCCGGTCCATCATTTTCCAAGGTACATCTTTTCACAATTCTTTGTTGTCATCGATCCTAAAGGAATCATATCTATATCTCTGATGCTGGTCACATTTTGAAGGATATTTTTAAGTAAAAGCAATGGCCTCTTTTAGCAACTATG
The Primulina huaijiensis isolate GDHJ02 unplaced genomic scaffold, ASM1229523v2 scaffold5453, whole genome shotgun sequence genome window above contains:
- the LOC140970307 gene encoding probable folate-biopterin transporter 2 isoform X1, with product MGEEPRLLTHNEEVQENKQPKNRILSCVSTPVSWFSMLAKELHWSFVFGVMVVYGISQGFGGSLARVGTEYYMKDIQKVQPSEAQVYSGITSIPWIIKPLWGLLTDVVPILGYHRRSYFVFAGFLGVVAMLFLSLHNELHIVLALLFLTAASASVAIADVTVDACVAQNSGTHPSLAADMQSLCSFSSSIGSLVGFSISGIFVHLIGPQGVFGLLMIPAGLVLLVGVLLNEPQTSFFEYEQINQNFINAGKAMWKTLKLPDVWRPCIYMYVSFSLSLNISEGMFYWATDSKAGPSFSKELIGYIMAIGSVGSLLGAILYQYRLKDYPFRDLLFWAQILSCLSGMLDLVLVLRWNLKFGLPDFLFVVIDASVSQLIGRLKWMPLLVLSAKLCPPGIEGTFFALLMSIDNAGLLTASWLGGLLLHVFNVTRTEFDKFWIAILIRNLLRITPLFLLFLVPRADPNSTIFTDEVLDSNEDSGVEELDDVELVALVKSVDGR